One region of Nycticebus coucang isolate mNycCou1 chromosome 10, mNycCou1.pri, whole genome shotgun sequence genomic DNA includes:
- the ZSCAN22 gene encoding zinc finger and SCAN domain-containing protein 22: MAIPKCLLSSGLWEKDRYLQVKVEEEEEEEARLYRGQESSHVHTAHSEAVRLRFRHFCYEEASSPHEALTQLRELCRQWLQPEVHSKEQILELLVLEQFLGALPPKMQAWVQLQGPRSGEEAAVLVEDLTQVLDQRGWEPGGEPSEANCKESNSEESERSCMVSEILMGEHEGSSETQAGPSGETCTTSIAQEMDIRKVSGHYKDAPTDQLGCESGASGNSSNAWPSFSSQEKTPPGKKFDLLYGYGAEPPATDLGRKSSKCGKCRKTFQSASALEAHQKSHSRKTPYACNECGKAFSRSTHLAQHSVVHTGAKPYECKECGKAFSRVTHLTQHQTIHTGEKPYKCGECGKTFSRSTHLTQHQRVHTGERPYECDECGKAFSQSTHLTQHQRIHTGEKPYKCDTCERSFSDCSALIRHLRIHSGEKPYQCKVCPKAFAQSSSLIEHQRIHTGEKPFKCSNCGKAFSRSSALMVHLRIHITVLQ; encoded by the exons ATGGCCATCCCCAAGtgcctcctgagctcagggctctGGGAAAAGGACAGATATCTCCAAGTGAaggtggaagaggaggaggaggaggaggctagGCTCTACCGGGGCCAGGAATCTAGCCATGTCCATACTGCTCATTCTGAGGCTGTACGCCTGCGTTTCCGGCACTTCTGCTATGAGGAGGCATCCAGCCCACATGAGGCCTTGACCCAGCTTCGAGAGCTGTGTCGCCAGTGGTTACAGCCCGAGGTGCACTCGAAGGAGCAGATCCTGGAGCTTCTGGTGCTGGAGCAGTTCCTGGGTGCGCTGCCCCCCAAGATGCAGGCCTGGGTACAGTTGCAGGGCCCCAGGAGTGGAGAGGAGGCTGCTGTGCTGGTGGAGGATCTGACTCAGGTGCTGGACCAGAGAG GATGGGAGCCAGGAGGTGAGCCATCAGAGGCAAACTGCAAGGAGAGCAATTCAGAAGAGTCAGAGCGATCATGCATGGTTAGTGAAATCCTCATGGGAGAACATGAGGGCAGCTCAGAGACGCAGGCAGGACCCTCAGGGGAGACCTGCACAACATCTATTGCTCAAGAGATGGATATTAGGAAAGTTTCAGGGCATTACAAGGATGCCCCCACAGACCAGCTTGGTTGTGAATCTGGTGCCTCTGGGAACAGTTCCAATGCCTGGCCAAGCTTCAGCTCCCAAGAGAAGACTCCTCCAGGAAAAAAGTTTGATCTGCTGTATGGTTATGGGGCAGAGCCTCCAGCTACAGACTTGGGCAGGAAGTCCTCCAAGTGTGGCAAATGTAGGAAAACATTCCAGAGTGCCTCAGCCCTTGAGGCACACCAGAAGAGCCACTCTCGGAAGACGCCTTATGCCTGCAATGAGTGTGGGAAGGCCTTCAGCCGGAGCACTCACCTTGCCCAGCACTCAGTGGTGCACACAGGGGCAAAGCCCTATGAGTGTAAGGAGTGTGGGAAGGCCTTCAGCCGGGTCACCCATCTGACGCAGCACCAGAcgattcatactggagagaaaccctacaaatgtgggGAATGTGGCAAAACCTTCAGCCGCAGCACCCACCTTACCCAGCACCAGCGGGTGCACACAGGGGAGCGACCCTATGAGTGTGATGAGTGCGGGAAGGCCTTCAGCCAGAGCACCCACTTGACTCAACACCAGCGCAtccacactggggagaaaccctacaagtgCGATACATGTGAGAGATCCTTCAGTGACTGCTCAGCTCTGATCCGACACCTGAGAATCCATTCCGGAGAGAAGCCGTATCAGTGTAAGGTTTGCCCAAAGGCCTTTGCGCAGAGCTCCTCCCTCATTGAACACCAGAGGATCCACACAGGAGAGAAGCCCTTTAAGTGCAGCAACTGTGGGAAGGCCTTCAGCCGCAGCTCAGCGCTCATGGTTCACCTGAGGATCCACATCACTGTACTGCAGTGA
- the LOC128596493 gene encoding zinc finger and SCAN domain-containing protein 5B-like, with translation MATDGTFSPGQGKPCNSPGSEPPQLVTPQGTQLENIDCDAETWHLKFRSFTCSEGVDPIEDLQRLTWLCQLWLRPDRHTTEQILDQLVLEQFLISTSPHLQALVKENGVRSCRDLEDVLRNNTRPKKWSIVTFQGQEFLVPESDAEMADAEASGRDDVVDLSSKHKSSMNHTHVEVSLVCSEFWASARDEGTIMGAGEYEALVCEEDEEEAQEKLSIADTRWYIRSGGDRDVHIPPIVAVAMIPLVTHCQGEDLLLPETLSGEGDLESVRPRQTLEKDLEEDRKEETAIKSQEPQHPQGPGELKTWPQGGQHLINPWENHFHCQSSPVSPWPEVLQATLRLLGVIMLQHSTKGDKVSLCLKNNKETLGVELVSPTDSVRANDGKEPQQGTCLKPVDAVTRPLRVSEREVSPQSGNGGHSLSLRRSKRRKMNSTSTFQEGPQGEVPHLDSREPPEQDGWDSAPSPCTGGPIAHAPGREGFECGECSKKFPYESQLLIHQRTHSGERPFTCSCGKGFLQPSDLRVHQRIHTGEKPYKCDICDKRFTHQSTLYGHERIHTKERPYSCKFCKKSFSHKGNLNVHHRIHLGLRPFECSVCKATFRQLGTFKRHLAIHSKTTSC, from the exons ATGGCCACAGATGGGACTTTCTCACCTGGTCAGGGAAAACCCTGCAACAGCCCTGGGTCTGAGCCACCACAGTTGGTGACACCCCAAGGAACTCAGCTGGAAAATATCGACTGTGATGCTGAAACTTGGCACCTGAAGTTCAGAAGTTTCACCTGCTCAGAGGGGGTTGACCCCATTGAGGACCTGCAGAGACTCACCTGGCTGTGCCAGCTGTGGCTGAGGCCTGACCGCCACACCACCGAGCAGATTCTTGACCAGCTGGTGTTGGAGCAATTCCTAATATCTACCTCCCCACACCTCCAGGCCTTGGTCAAGGAAAATGGTGTGAGGAGTTGCAGAGACCTGGAGGATGTGCTGAGAAACAACACGAGACCCAAGAAGTGG TCCATAGTCACTTTCCAAGGACAGGAATTTCTGGTGCCCGAGTCAGATGCTGAGATGGCCGATGCTGAAGCCAGTGGCAGGGATGACGTGGTGGACTTGTCTAGCAAGCACAAATCCTCCATGAACCACACACATGTAGAGGTAAGCCTGGTTTGTTCAGAATTTTGGGCCTCTGCCAGGGATGAGGGCACCATCATGGGGGCAGGTGAATATGAGGCCTTGGTCtgtgaggaggatgaggaggaggccCAGGAGAAACTGAGTATTGCTGAT ACACGTTGGTACATCAGGTCAGGAGGAGACAGGGATGTCCACATCCCACCCATTGTGGCTGTGGCAATGATTCCACTGGTTACCCATTGTCAGGGAGAAGACTTACTTCTGCCAGAGACTCTTTCTGGAGAAGGTGACCTGGAGAGTGTGAGACCCAGGCAGACATTGGAGAAGGATCTGGAAGAAGACAGGAAAGAGGAAACAGCAATTAAATCTCAAGAGCCTCAGCATCCCCAAGGTCCTGGTGAGTTGAAGACTTGGCCCCAAGGGGGGCAGCACCTCATCAACCCCTGGGAAAATCATTTCCATTGCCAAAGCTCCCCTGTTAGCCCCTGGCCAGAGGTCCTCCAGGCCACTCTCAGGCT gctgggtgtg ataatgttacagcactctaccaagggtgataaagtaagtctttgtctcaaaaacaacaaagaaacactgggtGTGGAACTTGTTTCTCCAACAGATTCTGTGAGGGCGAACGATGGGAAGGAGCCCCAACAAGGAACCTGTCTGAAACCTGTGGATGCCGTCACTCGGCCCCTCAGAGTTTCAGAGAGAGAAGTATCCCCTCAGAGTGGAAATGGAGGACATTCTCTGAGTCTGAGACGttccaaaagaagaaagatgaatagcACCTCTACTTTCCAAGAAGGGCCTCAAGGGGAAGTCCCCCATCTGGATAGCAGGGAACCCCCAGAACAGGATGGGTGGGATTCAGCTCCCTCACCATGTACTGGGGGGCCCATTGCTCATGCTCCTGGTCGAGAAGGCTTTGAATGTGGGGAGTGTAGTAAGAAATTTCCTTATGAGTCTCAGCTCCTCATCCACCAGAGGACACATTCGGGAGAGAGGCCTTTCACGTGCTCCTGTGGGAAGGGCTTCCTGCAGCCTTCAGACCTCCGAGTTCACCAGCGAATTCACACAGGTGAGAAGCCCTACAAGTGTGACATCTGCGACAAGAGGTTCACCCACCAGTCCACCTTGTATGGTCATGAGAGGATCCACACAAAAGAGAGACCATACTCTTGTAAATTCTGCAAGAAAAGTTTCAGCCACAAGGGGAACCTCAACGTTCACCATCGCATTCACTTGGGACTGAGACCCTTTGAATGTTCAGTGTGCAAAGCCACCTTCCGTCAGCTGGGCACTTTCAAACGCCACCTGGCTATACACTCGAAGACAACCTCCTGCTGA